A genomic segment from Pistricoccus aurantiacus encodes:
- the rpoB gene encoding DNA-directed RNA polymerase subunit beta yields MAYSYTEKKRIRKDFGKLPQVMDVPYLLAIQLDSYYDFLQQDRAPDERLDTGLNAAFKSVFPIESFSGNAALEYVSYRFGTPAFDVKECQLRGVTYSAPLRVKVRLIIYDRESSNKAIKDIKEQEVYMGEIPLMTENGTFVINGTERVIVSQLHRSPGVFFDHDKGKSHSSGKLLYSARVIPYRGSWLDFEFDPKDNVFVRIDRRRKLPATVLLRALGLSAEEILDTFFVTSVFHIEKSGFSVDLVPSRLRGETATFDIKDADGSEIVAEGRRITQKHIRQMEKSGLERLEVPMDYLYGKTLAKDQIDPNTGELICECNTEITPELLEKLATAGITTLETLYTNDLDCGPFISDTLKLDTTRSALEALVEIYRMMRPGEPPTKEAAETLFNNLFFSEDRYDLSGVGRMKFNRRLRRESDTGSGVLDNQDILDVLKELISIRNGFGDVDDIDHLGNRRIRCVGEMAENQFRVGLVRVERAVKERLSMAESEGLMPQDLINAKPVAAAVKEFFGSSQLSQFMDQNNPLSEVTHKRRVSALGPGGLTRERAGFEVRDVHTTHYGRLCPIETPEGPNIGLINSLATYSHTNSYGFLETPYRKVVDSLVTDEVVQLSAIEEGDFVIAQASATVDENGRLVDDLVQVRHRGETTFTGPDKVTLMDVSPRQVVSVAAALIPFLEHDDANRALMGANMQRQAVPTLRADKPLVGTGMERFVARDSGVCAVARRGGLIDSVDAKRIVVRVNEDEIIGGEAGVDIYNLTKYTRSNQNTCMNQRPVVRPGDEVARGDILADGPSVDMGDLALGQNMRIAFMPWNGYNFEDSILLSERVVEEDRFTTIHIQELTCVSRDTKLGSEEITADIPNVGESALSKLDEAGVVYIGAEVGPGDILVGKVTPKGETQLTPEEKLLRAIFGEKASDVKDTSLRAPTGMKGTVIDVQVFTRDGVEKDSRALSIEQTQLDEVRKDLQETYRIAEDATFERLKRTLSGQPVNGGPKLKKGDVLSNDYLDELPRQQWFKLRLQDEALNELLAQADEQLENRRKEMDERFEDKKRKLTQGDDLAPGVLKIVKVYMAVRRRIQPGDKMAGRHGNKGVISAIMPIEDMPFDEQGEPVDVVLNPLGVPSRMNVGQVLETHLGMAARGLGMKIERMLREAREQQIVQIREFLGEIYNTQGTRKEALDSLSDDEIVTLARNLQGGVPMASPVFDGADEHEIKHLLKLADLPESGQMTLYDGRTGEAFDRQVTVGYMYMLKLNHLVDDKMHARSTGSYSLVTQQPLGGKAQFGGQRFGEMEVWALEAYGAAYTLQEMLTVKSDDVEGRTKMYKSIVDGDHTMQAGMPESFNVLVKEIRSLGIDIELEG; encoded by the coding sequence ATGGCTTACTCATACACTGAGAAAAAACGCATCCGCAAGGATTTCGGCAAACTGCCCCAAGTGATGGATGTGCCTTACCTGCTGGCCATCCAGCTTGACTCCTACTACGACTTCCTGCAGCAGGATCGTGCGCCGGACGAGCGGCTTGACACCGGTCTGAATGCTGCTTTCAAGTCCGTATTCCCGATCGAAAGCTTCTCCGGCAATGCCGCTCTCGAATATGTCAGCTATCGTTTCGGCACGCCGGCCTTCGATGTCAAGGAATGTCAGCTGCGCGGGGTCACTTATTCCGCGCCCCTGCGCGTCAAGGTGCGCCTGATCATCTACGATCGTGAGTCCTCCAACAAGGCGATCAAGGATATCAAGGAGCAGGAAGTCTATATGGGGGAAATCCCCCTGATGACCGAGAACGGCACCTTTGTCATCAATGGTACCGAACGTGTCATCGTATCCCAGTTGCACCGCTCGCCGGGAGTGTTCTTCGATCACGACAAGGGCAAAAGCCATTCTTCCGGCAAGCTTCTGTATTCCGCGCGGGTAATTCCTTACCGTGGCTCCTGGCTCGACTTCGAGTTCGATCCCAAGGATAACGTCTTCGTGCGTATCGATCGCCGCCGCAAGCTGCCGGCCACGGTACTGCTGCGCGCCTTGGGGCTGAGCGCGGAAGAGATTCTCGATACCTTCTTCGTCACCAGCGTCTTTCATATCGAGAAATCCGGCTTCTCCGTAGATCTTGTGCCGTCGCGTCTGCGGGGTGAAACTGCCACCTTCGACATCAAGGATGCGGACGGTTCGGAGATCGTCGCGGAAGGCCGAAGGATCACTCAGAAGCATATTCGACAGATGGAAAAATCCGGCCTCGAGCGTCTCGAAGTGCCGATGGATTATCTTTACGGCAAGACGCTGGCCAAGGATCAGATCGATCCAAACACCGGTGAACTGATTTGCGAGTGCAACACGGAAATCACGCCGGAACTGCTGGAGAAACTGGCCACGGCGGGTATTACCACTCTCGAGACGCTATATACCAACGATCTCGACTGTGGTCCCTTCATTTCCGATACCCTGAAGCTCGACACCACCCGCTCCGCCCTAGAGGCGCTGGTGGAGATCTATCGCATGATGCGCCCCGGCGAGCCGCCCACCAAGGAAGCTGCCGAGACGCTATTCAACAACTTGTTCTTCTCCGAGGACCGCTACGATCTGTCCGGCGTCGGACGCATGAAGTTCAACCGTCGTCTGCGCCGTGAATCCGACACCGGTTCCGGGGTGCTGGATAATCAGGACATCCTTGACGTGCTCAAGGAATTGATCAGTATCCGTAACGGTTTTGGCGATGTCGATGACATCGACCACCTGGGCAACCGTCGTATCCGCTGTGTTGGCGAGATGGCGGAGAATCAGTTCCGTGTCGGCCTGGTACGGGTCGAGCGGGCCGTCAAGGAACGTCTCTCTATGGCGGAGAGCGAAGGCCTCATGCCTCAGGATCTGATCAACGCCAAGCCGGTGGCGGCGGCGGTCAAGGAGTTCTTTGGCTCCAGCCAGCTGTCCCAGTTCATGGACCAGAACAATCCGCTGTCCGAGGTCACTCACAAGCGTCGGGTTTCCGCGCTTGGGCCGGGTGGCCTGACCCGCGAGCGTGCAGGCTTCGAAGTGCGTGATGTTCATACCACGCACTACGGTCGCCTGTGTCCGATCGAGACGCCGGAAGGGCCGAACATCGGCCTGATCAACTCTCTGGCGACCTACAGTCATACCAACAGCTATGGTTTCCTCGAGACGCCCTATCGCAAGGTGGTGGACAGTCTCGTCACCGATGAAGTGGTACAGCTATCGGCCATCGAAGAAGGCGATTTTGTCATCGCTCAGGCCTCCGCCACCGTGGACGAAAATGGCCGCCTGGTGGACGATCTGGTGCAGGTCCGTCACCGAGGCGAAACCACTTTCACGGGGCCGGACAAGGTCACCCTGATGGACGTGTCACCGCGCCAGGTGGTATCCGTGGCCGCGGCCTTGATTCCGTTCCTGGAGCACGACGATGCCAACCGCGCTCTGATGGGGGCGAACATGCAGCGTCAGGCGGTGCCTACCCTGCGGGCGGACAAGCCGCTGGTGGGCACCGGCATGGAGCGTTTCGTGGCCCGGGATTCCGGCGTCTGTGCGGTGGCGCGCCGTGGCGGCCTGATCGATTCCGTGGATGCCAAGCGGATCGTGGTACGGGTCAACGAGGATGAGATCATCGGCGGCGAGGCCGGGGTCGACATCTACAATCTGACCAAGTACACCCGCTCCAACCAGAACACCTGCATGAACCAGCGCCCCGTGGTACGCCCCGGTGACGAGGTGGCGCGAGGCGATATTCTGGCGGACGGGCCCTCCGTCGACATGGGGGATCTGGCGCTGGGTCAGAACATGCGCATCGCCTTCATGCCCTGGAACGGCTACAACTTCGAGGACTCTATCCTGCTTTCCGAGCGGGTGGTGGAGGAAGACCGTTTCACCACGATTCACATCCAGGAACTGACCTGCGTCTCTCGGGACACCAAGCTGGGATCGGAAGAGATCACCGCGGACATTCCCAATGTGGGTGAGTCCGCTCTGTCCAAGCTAGATGAGGCGGGGGTGGTGTATATCGGTGCGGAAGTCGGCCCCGGCGACATCCTGGTAGGCAAGGTCACCCCCAAGGGCGAGACTCAGCTGACCCCTGAGGAGAAGCTGCTGCGAGCGATCTTCGGCGAGAAAGCGTCTGACGTGAAAGACACTTCTCTGCGCGCACCCACCGGTATGAAGGGGACGGTCATCGATGTGCAGGTGTTCACCCGCGATGGTGTCGAGAAGGATTCCCGAGCGTTGTCCATCGAGCAGACCCAGCTCGACGAGGTGCGCAAGGACCTTCAGGAAACCTATCGCATCGCGGAAGACGCCACTTTCGAGCGTCTCAAGCGTACCTTGAGCGGCCAGCCGGTCAACGGTGGGCCCAAGCTCAAGAAAGGTGACGTGCTCAGCAATGACTACCTGGACGAACTGCCGCGACAGCAGTGGTTCAAGCTGCGCCTGCAGGATGAAGCGCTCAACGAGCTGCTTGCTCAGGCGGACGAACAGCTCGAAAACCGTCGCAAGGAAATGGATGAGCGTTTCGAGGACAAGAAGCGCAAGCTGACCCAGGGCGACGACCTGGCGCCGGGTGTGCTCAAGATCGTCAAGGTCTACATGGCGGTACGTCGGCGTATCCAGCCCGGTGACAAGATGGCGGGTCGTCACGGCAACAAGGGCGTCATCTCGGCGATCATGCCTATTGAGGACATGCCCTTCGACGAACAGGGCGAGCCGGTGGATGTGGTGCTCAACCCGCTCGGGGTACCCTCGCGCATGAACGTCGGACAGGTTCTCGAGACCCATCTGGGCATGGCCGCTCGCGGTCTGGGCATGAAGATCGAGCGCATGCTGCGGGAGGCTCGCGAACAGCAGATCGTTCAGATCCGCGAATTCCTCGGCGAAATCTACAACACCCAGGGAACGCGAAAAGAAGCGCTCGATTCGCTCTCTGACGACGAGATCGTCACTCTGGCGCGTAACCTGCAGGGCGGTGTGCCGATGGCATCACCGGTCTTCGATGGTGCCGACGAGCACGAGATCAAGCATCTGCTCAAGCTTGCCGATCTGCCTGAATCTGGCCAGATGACGCTTTACGACGGACGTACCGGTGAAGCTTTCGATCGTCAGGTCACCGTTGGCTACATGTACATGCTCAAGCTCAACCACCTGGTGGATGACAAGATGCACGCCCGTTCCACCGGCTCCTATTCCCTGGTGACCCAGCAGCCGCTGGGCGGCAAGGCACAGTTCGGTGGTCAGCGCTTCGGCGAGATGGAGGTCTGGGCGCTGGAAGCTTACGGCGCGGCTTACACTCTTCAGGAGATGCTCACGGTCAAGTCCGACGACGTGGAAGGGCGCACCAAGATGTACAAGAGCATCGTGGATGGCGACCACACCATGCAGGCGGGCATGCCGGAGTCCTTCAACGTGCTGGTGAAGGAAATTCGTTCGCTGGGCATTGATATCGAGCTAGAAGGCTAA
- the rplL gene encoding 50S ribosomal protein L7/L12: MALTKEDIINAVADMSVMEVAELIEAMEEKFGVSAAAAVMAGPGAEAAVEEEQTEFDLVLTGVGEKKVNVIKAVREITGLGLKEAKGAVDGAPATIKEAMSKDDAEAAKKKLEDAGASVELK, encoded by the coding sequence ATGGCACTGACCAAAGAAGATATCATCAACGCCGTCGCCGACATGTCCGTGATGGAAGTCGCCGAACTGATCGAGGCGATGGAAGAGAAGTTTGGCGTATCCGCTGCTGCCGCCGTCATGGCAGGCCCGGGCGCGGAAGCCGCTGTCGAAGAAGAGCAGACAGAGTTTGATCTGGTGCTGACCGGCGTTGGCGAAAAGAAAGTCAACGTGATCAAGGCGGTTCGCGAAATCACCGGTCTTGGCCTCAAGGAAGCCAAGGGTGCCGTCGACGGCGCACCGGCGACCATCAAGGAAGCCATGTCCAAGGATGACGCCGAAGCGGCCAAGAAGAAACTGGAAGACGCCGGCGCGAGCGTGGAGCTCAAGTAA
- the rplJ gene encoding 50S ribosomal protein L10 — MALALEGKKAIVAEVSEAAKDALSVVVADSRGVAVGAMTDLRKQARENGVQIRVVRNTLARRALAGTPWECLNDSFVGPTLLAFSTEHPGAAARLFKEFSKSQADFEVKALAYEGELIPASDLDRLATLPTYDEAIAKLMSVMKEASAGKLVRTLAALRDQKEQQAA; from the coding sequence GTGGCACTAGCTCTCGAAGGCAAGAAGGCAATCGTTGCCGAGGTCAGTGAAGCCGCCAAGGACGCTCTCTCCGTCGTGGTTGCCGATTCTCGTGGCGTAGCCGTTGGCGCGATGACAGATTTGCGCAAGCAGGCTCGCGAGAATGGCGTGCAGATCCGTGTTGTTCGCAACACCCTGGCACGCCGCGCCCTGGCAGGTACTCCTTGGGAGTGCCTGAACGATAGCTTCGTGGGTCCGACTCTCCTGGCGTTCTCTACCGAACATCCCGGCGCTGCCGCGCGGTTGTTCAAGGAGTTCTCCAAGAGTCAGGCGGATTTCGAAGTCAAGGCGCTGGCTTACGAAGGCGAGTTGATCCCGGCGAGCGACCTCGACCGCTTGGCAACACTGCCAACCTATGATGAGGCGATCGCCAAGCTGATGTCGGTCATGAAAGAAGCATCCGCCGGCAAGCTGGTTCGTACTCTCGCTGCCCTGCGCGATCAAAAGGAACAACAGGCAGCTTGA
- the rplA gene encoding 50S ribosomal protein L1 → MAKLTKRAQRIKEKVDSTKVYSLDEAVSLLGELSTVNFKESLDVAINLGVDPRKSDQVVRGATVMPNGTGKDVRVAVFTQGANADAAREAGADIVGMDDLAEQVKKGNLDFDVVIASPDAMRVVGQLGQILGPRGLMPNPKVGTVTPDVATAVKNAKAGQVRFRTDKNGIIHTTLGKVDFDASAIKGNLDALVADLKRLKPSTSKGVYFKKMTLSTTMGPGLTVDHSSLT, encoded by the coding sequence ATGGCTAAACTGACCAAGCGCGCTCAGCGAATCAAGGAAAAGGTGGACTCCACCAAGGTTTATTCTCTTGATGAGGCTGTGTCACTGCTCGGCGAGCTGTCTACTGTCAACTTCAAGGAATCCCTAGACGTTGCGATCAATCTAGGCGTCGATCCACGCAAGTCCGACCAGGTGGTACGTGGTGCTACCGTGATGCCCAACGGTACCGGCAAGGACGTGCGTGTCGCCGTATTTACGCAAGGCGCCAACGCGGACGCCGCCAGGGAAGCCGGTGCGGATATTGTCGGCATGGACGATCTGGCGGAACAGGTTAAAAAAGGCAATCTGGACTTTGACGTGGTCATCGCCTCACCAGATGCTATGCGTGTCGTCGGCCAGCTAGGTCAGATCCTGGGACCGCGCGGACTGATGCCCAACCCCAAGGTTGGCACCGTCACCCCCGACGTGGCGACCGCGGTCAAGAATGCCAAGGCCGGTCAGGTACGGTTTCGTACTGACAAGAACGGTATCATTCATACTACGCTTGGCAAGGTCGACTTCGATGCGAGCGCCATCAAGGGCAATCTGGACGCACTAGTTGCCGATCTCAAGCGCCTCAAGCCCAGCACATCCAAGGGTGTGTATTTCAAGAAGATGACCCTGTCCACCACCATGGGGCCAGGCTTGACCGTCGATCATTCTTCTCTGACGTGA
- the rplK gene encoding 50S ribosomal protein L11, which translates to MAKKVQAYIKLQVAAGKANPSPPVGPALGQHGVNIMEFCKAFNAATQEIEPGLPTPVVITVYSDRSFTFITKTPPAAVLLKKAAGIKSGSGEPNKKKVGSVTREQLEEIAKTKEPDLTASDLDAAVRTIAGSARSMGLNVEGL; encoded by the coding sequence ATGGCCAAGAAAGTACAGGCTTATATCAAGCTGCAAGTTGCAGCGGGCAAGGCGAATCCTAGCCCGCCCGTGGGGCCTGCGTTGGGTCAGCATGGTGTCAATATCATGGAGTTCTGCAAGGCGTTCAACGCGGCAACTCAGGAGATCGAACCCGGTCTGCCGACCCCGGTCGTCATTACTGTCTACTCCGATCGCAGCTTTACTTTCATCACCAAAACCCCGCCCGCTGCGGTGCTGTTGAAGAAGGCCGCCGGCATCAAGTCCGGTTCCGGTGAGCCGAACAAGAAGAAGGTGGGTAGCGTGACCCGCGAGCAGTTGGAAGAAATCGCCAAGACCAAAGAGCCGGATCTGACGGCTTCCGATCTGGACGCGGCAGTTCGTACTATCGCTGGTAGCGCCCGGAGCATGGGCCTCAACGTGGAGGGTCTTTGA
- the nusG gene encoding transcription termination/antitermination protein NusG, whose amino-acid sequence MSKRWYVVHAYSGFEKQVMRSLIERVKMHGMEDSFGEILVPTEEVVEMRDGKRRKSERKFYPGYVLVEMEMDDASWHLVNETPRVMGFIGGTKEKPAPITQKEADAILRRVQDGTDKPRPKTVFEPGQSVRVTDGPFADFNGVVEEVNYDKSRLQVSVLIFGRATPVELEFAQVEKE is encoded by the coding sequence ATGTCCAAGCGTTGGTATGTCGTGCATGCCTACTCCGGCTTTGAGAAACAAGTCATGCGCTCACTCATCGAGCGAGTAAAGATGCATGGCATGGAAGATTCCTTTGGCGAAATCCTGGTGCCAACGGAAGAAGTCGTCGAGATGCGTGACGGCAAGCGTCGGAAAAGCGAGCGCAAGTTTTATCCCGGCTACGTATTGGTCGAGATGGAAATGGATGATGCAAGCTGGCACTTGGTCAACGAAACCCCTCGTGTCATGGGGTTCATTGGTGGCACTAAGGAAAAGCCGGCACCCATTACACAAAAGGAAGCTGATGCCATTCTACGTCGAGTGCAGGATGGTACAGACAAGCCTCGTCCCAAGACTGTCTTCGAGCCCGGCCAATCGGTACGTGTCACCGACGGTCCTTTCGCCGATTTCAACGGCGTGGTGGAAGAGGTCAATTACGATAAGAGTCGTCTACAGGTCAGCGTGCTGATTTTCGGACGTGCAACGCCTGTCGAACTTGAATTTGCTCAGGTCGAGAAAGAGTAA
- the secE gene encoding preprotein translocase subunit SecE: protein MKHNAEVQESRHDGLKWAIVFTLVVVAVVGNSYFADQALLYRVLGVVAVSLMAAALALTTTKGRNLLELARSARKEIQRVIWPTRQETIQTTAIVLVAVLVVGLMLWLIDTFLGWAMSGLIG from the coding sequence ATGAAACATAACGCCGAGGTGCAGGAATCGCGCCACGACGGGCTCAAGTGGGCGATCGTCTTTACTCTAGTAGTCGTGGCCGTTGTCGGCAATTCCTATTTTGCTGATCAAGCCCTGCTTTATCGTGTGCTAGGTGTAGTAGCCGTATCTTTGATGGCTGCAGCGCTTGCCCTGACAACGACCAAAGGGCGAAATCTCCTTGAACTAGCCCGCAGTGCGCGCAAGGAAATTCAGCGCGTCATCTGGCCGACTCGCCAGGAAACCATTCAGACCACCGCTATCGTGCTGGTGGCCGTGCTGGTGGTGGGCTTGATGCTTTGGTTAATCGATACTTTTCTTGGCTGGGCGATGTCCGGCCTCATCGGTTAG
- a CDS encoding type III pantothenate kinase → MILDLDIGNTLSKWRLKDPNSSEIRSRGAVWTREEWRPGADIPDLDIVKVVRISSVARQAVLNDTVRLLKREVGDVHVARSTREMLGVINGYDEPGRLGVDRWLGVLASYQLAGGCCSVDCGSAITIDFVLPGGRHLGGYILPGLRLMKESLKLGTRNVAIDPDSEADELLAPGCNTVEAVNHGIYMAAISAINRTFSEVCDRERVTLPLILTGGDARVVSRGVKLPHALWPDMVYAGLEACFPQTAAERAGKLSGAPVLPPTLPLKKIRAGLAFSLSI, encoded by the coding sequence ATGATTCTAGATCTTGATATTGGTAATACGCTGTCCAAGTGGCGTCTCAAGGATCCCAACAGCAGTGAGATTCGTTCACGAGGAGCCGTATGGACGCGAGAAGAATGGCGTCCCGGTGCTGACATTCCCGACCTCGACATAGTCAAAGTGGTACGTATTTCGAGTGTGGCACGTCAGGCAGTGCTGAATGACACCGTCCGCTTGCTCAAGCGCGAAGTGGGTGACGTGCATGTGGCAAGATCGACTCGAGAGATGCTGGGTGTGATAAACGGCTACGATGAGCCTGGACGGCTGGGGGTGGATCGGTGGCTAGGCGTGCTGGCGAGTTATCAACTGGCAGGGGGTTGCTGCAGCGTAGATTGCGGTAGTGCGATCACGATTGATTTCGTTTTGCCTGGGGGCCGCCATCTAGGGGGTTACATACTGCCCGGTCTGCGCTTAATGAAAGAAAGCCTTAAGCTTGGTACACGCAATGTGGCCATAGATCCCGATAGCGAGGCAGACGAGTTGCTGGCTCCCGGGTGCAATACTGTGGAGGCGGTTAACCACGGTATCTATATGGCTGCGATAAGCGCCATCAATCGAACGTTTAGTGAGGTCTGCGATCGAGAACGGGTGACATTGCCATTAATACTGACCGGAGGCGATGCTCGTGTCGTCTCGCGTGGCGTAAAGCTCCCTCATGCGCTTTGGCCAGATATGGTCTATGCAGGGCTTGAAGCTTGTTTTCCCCAGACGGCCGCGGAGCGAGCAGGAAAGCTTTCCGGCGCTCCTGTATTACCACCAACCCTGCCTCTGAAAAAAATCCGTGCTGGGCTTGCATTTTCACTGTCTATTTGA
- a CDS encoding biotin--[acetyl-CoA-carboxylase] ligase codes for MAFGNLIRLLSDGGFHSDEHLGKRLNMSPAAVWRQLQKLEALGVPLETVQGSGYRLKKPLELLHGPDILSGLSCNARCQLERLFVEETLPSTNRYLHERFAQDAGHAEACLAEQQTAGQGRRGRAWLCPWGQGLLLSLGWKFEGPANTLEGLSLAIGVGVAEVLEHQGVQVVLKWPNDILLCNQMSCAKLGGILLEIRGNLAGPCSVVIGLGLNVSLPSSVRQQLDQPVAALHDQAPLVSRNRLAADLLEKLLGLLKSFEVRGFEPWQEAWNTRNVYAGCEIVVFQGKERYIARAGGVDKAGNLEVWREGKIHRLRGGEISVRGYP; via the coding sequence ATGGCTTTTGGCAATCTAATCCGCTTACTGAGCGACGGCGGCTTTCATTCTGACGAACATTTGGGCAAGCGCTTGAATATGTCGCCAGCTGCAGTATGGAGGCAGCTACAAAAGCTGGAAGCACTGGGCGTCCCATTAGAAACGGTACAAGGATCAGGCTATCGCCTGAAAAAACCATTGGAGTTGCTGCACGGCCCCGACATTTTGTCGGGGTTGTCGTGTAATGCTCGCTGTCAGCTTGAGCGGCTTTTCGTCGAGGAAACCTTGCCTTCCACCAATCGCTACTTGCATGAACGGTTTGCCCAAGACGCCGGTCATGCAGAGGCTTGTCTGGCAGAGCAACAAACAGCTGGGCAGGGTAGACGTGGAAGGGCCTGGCTATGTCCGTGGGGACAAGGTCTTTTGCTGTCGCTGGGCTGGAAGTTTGAAGGGCCTGCCAACACCTTGGAAGGGCTGAGCTTGGCCATTGGGGTGGGGGTAGCCGAAGTGCTCGAACATCAAGGCGTACAAGTTGTACTAAAGTGGCCGAATGATATTCTGCTGTGTAATCAGATGAGTTGCGCTAAGCTCGGTGGTATTTTGCTGGAAATTCGTGGGAATTTAGCGGGGCCATGCAGTGTCGTGATTGGACTCGGTCTTAACGTCAGTTTGCCTTCTTCTGTCAGGCAGCAGCTCGATCAGCCAGTAGCAGCATTGCACGATCAGGCTCCCCTGGTTTCGCGCAATCGACTGGCCGCCGATCTATTGGAAAAACTTCTTGGCCTGCTGAAAAGTTTCGAAGTTAGAGGGTTTGAGCCGTGGCAAGAAGCCTGGAACACGCGCAACGTTTATGCAGGATGTGAAATTGTAGTCTTTCAGGGAAAAGAGCGTTATATCGCTAGAGCCGGAGGCGTCGACAAAGCAGGAAACCTCGAGGTATGGCGCGAGGGTAAGATTCACCGTCTTAGAGGTGGAGAGATCAGCGTGCGTGGTTACCCATGA
- the istA gene encoding IS21 family transposase has protein sequence MPGRHITDHQVRLYMTFRRSDSPTAAAAHRLEDDPRLPSQTATPRTRRRPDPLAGLFDEEVVPLLEAAPGLRSVAVFEELRCRYPELEHGIRRTLERRVRAWRAVHGPEQEVIFRQTHEPGRLGLSDFTDMADLQVTVAGVSLDHRLYHFRMAYGGFQHAHVVVGGESFVALAEGLQNALWALGGAPREHRTDSLSAAFRNLGQAAQDDLTQRYEALCWDYGMVPTRNTTGVAHENGSIESAHGHLKRAIHDALLLRGSRHFDDLTAYRAFIDELISRRNARHQPRIDAERATLQPLPRQRSQDYEEIRVRVTSSGGFTLRKVFYSVPSRLIGHQLRVRLHDDRLDVFVGGSALMTLPRGRAQRGGRHGHVVNYHHVIHALRRKPMALLNLVYRDQLFPREAYRRTFDALLAGGEARPACRCMVGLLALAHERSCEAALAQHLEALLEAGELPHLDALRERFGPSPSELPRVEVRLAPLGIYDALMDRPAMGGVA, from the coding sequence GTGCCGGGACGACACATCACCGATCACCAAGTGAGGCTTTACATGACTTTTCGACGTAGTGATAGTCCCACCGCCGCCGCTGCCCACCGCCTCGAGGACGACCCGCGGTTGCCGTCGCAAACGGCGACACCACGCACCCGGCGTCGACCGGATCCGCTGGCCGGTCTCTTCGACGAGGAGGTGGTTCCCCTGCTGGAAGCGGCGCCAGGGCTGCGGTCGGTCGCCGTGTTCGAGGAGTTGCGCTGCCGCTATCCCGAGCTCGAACACGGCATCCGCCGGACCCTGGAGCGCCGGGTGCGCGCCTGGCGGGCAGTGCACGGGCCGGAGCAGGAGGTCATCTTCCGCCAGACCCACGAACCGGGACGCCTGGGCCTGTCCGACTTCACCGACATGGCCGACCTGCAGGTCACGGTGGCCGGGGTGTCCTTGGACCATCGGCTGTACCACTTCCGGATGGCGTACGGCGGCTTCCAGCATGCCCATGTGGTGGTGGGCGGCGAGAGCTTCGTCGCCCTGGCGGAGGGCCTGCAGAACGCCTTGTGGGCCCTCGGCGGCGCCCCGCGCGAGCACCGCACCGATAGCCTGTCGGCGGCCTTCCGCAACCTCGGGCAGGCGGCACAGGATGACCTCACCCAGCGCTACGAGGCGCTGTGCTGGGATTACGGCATGGTGCCGACCCGCAACACCACCGGCGTGGCCCATGAGAACGGCAGCATCGAGAGTGCCCATGGCCACCTCAAGCGCGCCATCCACGATGCCTTGCTGCTGCGCGGTTCACGCCACTTCGATGACCTGACCGCCTACCGCGCCTTCATCGATGAACTGATCAGTCGGCGCAACGCCCGCCATCAGCCCCGTATCGACGCCGAACGGGCGACGCTGCAGCCGCTGCCCCGGCAACGTAGCCAGGACTACGAGGAGATTCGGGTACGGGTGACCTCCTCCGGCGGCTTCACGCTGCGCAAGGTGTTCTACTCGGTACCGTCCCGGCTGATTGGCCATCAGCTGCGGGTGCGCCTGCATGACGATCGCCTGGACGTGTTCGTCGGTGGCAGCGCGCTGATGACCCTGCCCCGCGGGCGCGCCCAGCGTGGTGGCCGGCATGGCCATGTGGTCAACTACCACCACGTCATTCATGCCCTGCGGCGCAAGCCGATGGCGTTGTTGAACCTGGTCTACCGCGACCAGCTGTTCCCGCGGGAGGCCTATCGGCGCACCTTCGATGCCTTGCTCGCCGGCGGGGAGGCCCGTCCGGCCTGCCGCTGCATGGTCGGCCTGCTGGCCTTGGCTCACGAGCGGAGCTGTGAAGCGGCACTCGCGCAGCACCTGGAGGCGTTGCTCGAGGCCGGCGAGTTGCCGCACCTCGACGCCCTGCGAGAGCGTTTCGGTCCTTCTCCGAGCGAGCTGCCCCGCGTCGAGGTGCGACTGGCGCCGCTGGGGATCTATGATGCGCTGATGGACCGCCCGGCGATGGGAGGTGTGGCATGA